Proteins co-encoded in one Saprospira grandis genomic window:
- a CDS encoding T9SS type B sorting domain-containing protein — protein sequence MSSPLRLVFRYFAVMLLSLFCLPQLYASHGVAVDLTYECIDPAVGQYQFTLVYYRDCDGITPSATSLSVTGGNGCGVTTNITLSQVSVTDQSQLCDPSTSSCNGGSQPGVEQYIYQGVATIGTGCSNLVVSFSECCRTSAITNLSSTGTTYVETVINSNHPQWGAPCNSSPQFGRIPVLYTCAGQPAFYSHDAQDPDGDSLVFSISEPLDGASSSIAYSAGFTATEPFCTNNTFTLDPSTGQIAFTPCANQSQYAVVGFTIEEYRNGVLINTSRREVVIVVLNNCTNTSSQIDSFTVNQGVLDTTGLVTAINVCGGNQLDLCLNVSDPDIIDSLSISSNIGNIIPGATYTVTYPTANFNEAIVCFTIPTDSVATGSYTFVTFIEDNACPISAQQAISYRLDLENLQLELSKEFICPNSIDTIQLEALGFGGAAAPGTYSWSPAALFDNPNVHNPTAYVLDTVDLICTYTDGSCVQHDTVDVSAPFPAVINPIPDVTVCNGNSAQVFASVQPGPGPQTFTLSGTATIQPDSILDIPITTSGIAPVDILSTSIQSVCLDMTCGNGFVRDLNLFLISPTGCVLPLMSGQGGINDRGLTGACFTPDATQAITAYNTPFSDIPNNTDFIPVGANGFGGLNGCAANGQWVLRIQHNLAPSLGGVPCTVTNWSITFNDQSAASFYWSPNYNISCTNCDSSIISPTVDTQYQVIAQNTFGCSDTTNFNAVIDTAYPAPIIVCDSVTATDVYFSWQPIFGSGGYSISVNGGPAFTQAVTNTTYSVGGLTPGQCVDLTIYALSGGSCADGPSTTHSCCASGCINPITSSTATSCNGTSDGSATVALAFATPPIVYQWDANAASQTTATATNLAAGTYTVTISEATGCTATATVTVSEPTVLQLSNTISSDYNGQNISCVGAADGELTAAASGGTSPYSYLWPDGQTTAVATGLAAGTYCVTVTDNNGCTATACETLTDPSAITATSSTTDVNCFGGADGTATVTATGGTVAVDYTYSWSTTPTQTTATATGLSAGTYTVTITDDNNCSITESSTVIEPTATVTATAVVISNYNGQDISCAGSCDGEAEVLPVGGTPAAAGYLYLWPDGQTTAIATNLCAGTYAVTVTDSLGCSAVASVTVNEPLPLLSIMQASTDVSCNAGSDGTATVSATDGTAPYTYSWSDAAAQTTATASNLAAGQYFVTVEDANGCQTLDSVVINEPTAVTVSLAVSSNYNGQDVSCNGSSDGEAIATATGGSSGYTYLWDANTGNQTTASATSLAANISYCVTVTDVNGCTATSCITLTEPTALSATSSTTDVNCFGGADGTATVAASGGTVAVDHSYSWSTTPAQSTATATGLSAGTYTVTITDDNGCNITETVTVVEPAAALSLTAGVISNYNGQDISCAGNCDGEVEALPTGGTPSAAGYLYLWPDGQTTAIATNLCAGTYAVTVTDSLGCSAIASVTVNEPLPLLSTMQASTDVSCNAGSDGAATVSATDGTAPYTYSWSDAAAQTTATASNLAAGQYFVTVEDANGCQTLDSVVINEPTAVTVSLAVSSNYNGQDVSCNGSSDGEAIATATGGSGGYTYLWDANTGNQTTASATSLAANTSYCVTVTDVNGCTATNCITLTEPVALSATSSTTDALCFAGADGTATVIPSGGTAAVDYSYSWSTSPTQTTATATGLSAGTYTVTITDDNGCNIIETATVGEPATAVSATTSTTDALCFGSADGTVTVLPTGGTGPYTYLWDATAGSQTTATATGLVAGNYCVTVTDVQGCTFSICETVADGIAIQLAATTSPALCFGSADGSATVMATGGATGYTYLWSAMGQTTATATGLVAGPHTVTVTDANGCAVDTTVTVNQPTALTTPIFNSSTISCNGLTDGTATVSTSGGTAPYTYLWENGQTTATATALAAGMESVTITDANGCFIIDSVNIVEPTAVVSTLVTDSISCYGLNDGQITATTTGGQPPYTYNWSNGQSGFQISNLLTGPYDVTVTDANGCSVTLSTFVGEPASAVVVNIINPVNPICAGDSDGEMTADALGGTPNYTFIWSDGQTTATADGLAPGTYAVTATDARGCTSSASATITAPSAIVLNVQQYSNYNGAAISCPGAADGAAQVTASGGIAPYTYAWSGAQAQNGTIASNLAAGTYAVTVTDASGCTAIDSISLADPVPLDATIQQVNVFCANDCDGQIIATAVSGTGTLGVNGYEYRILGPGQTGNVFSSNNNFTGLCAGTYTVEVRDGNNCVLPISVTITEPTAIQLSLSDTDVSCAGGSDGTASVSASGGTPPYSYNWDNGMTGTTITGLMAGTYEVTVTDANGCDMVSTTEVEEPAALTASMSANEPSCNGSTDGNATVSVQGGTMPYTYFWSDGQGTATAVGLSAGTHSVTVTDANACQLVESIVIGEPSLLSTTITTNTAACAGANSGSATAVPTGGTAPYTYLWSDGQTTATAMNLAPGAYSVVVVDSQGCSVTEQVLLQNPDPVVLSFVSSSNPSCNGDQDGTATVVASGGNAPYTYLWPNGETTATATSLGAGINTVTATDANGCSTTLDVNMVEPAALVVDTIRMTAVNCKGGADGTATVFLSGGTLPYSFAWSNGMTGQSISGLAAGTYVVSVTDANGCVTNSQIIVTEPASELVATLNTADALCFGGASGQITAIVSGGTPNSNGDYTYAWSNGASSDVNSNLTVGSYSVTITDANGCSLVRTATVNESSGITSQIVNVTDASCSGSADGSAQVMASGGIGTLSYQWSDPLGQTTNVATGLSAGTYYVSVTDLNGCTQVDTAVVGEALALSITVAIDDVDCYGASTGSISITNSNEPLQASYWSNGVVGTSITAVAAGQYGVVVQSISGCVDSFSYQVGQPAELELSLNQVRAVDCYNNSTGALGSTVAGGTAPYSYLWSNGALTPSLDSIAAGNYTLNVEDANGCKVDTSISLVNPTEVGIGNLNITGVACVGDANGSIQLDGTGGSTLLGGYTYSLDSLTFQGGDLFVGLEAGIYPLYVQDNNGCLFDTLVTVEAADPFFITSFGPALDSGEVEYVLEYGDTLTLFADLNDTTAASWWWTEINAGVLLDSSLETSLTPYESGIYQFTAMNASGCVQDSSIVVKMEKPRNAAAPTAFTPNNDGNNDRFFIQGDEKVEQILVFRVYDRWGELVYEGLELDPNDPQQGWDGSFKGKPMNSGAYAWYAEVLYIDGETAVIKGAVNLLR from the coding sequence ATGAGCTCCCCTTTACGATTAGTTTTTCGGTATTTTGCCGTTATGCTTCTCAGCCTGTTTTGCCTGCCTCAACTCTATGCCTCGCATGGAGTAGCGGTAGACTTAACCTATGAATGCATTGACCCCGCTGTGGGCCAATACCAATTTACTTTGGTCTATTATCGAGATTGCGACGGAATTACGCCCTCGGCAACCTCTCTTTCTGTTACAGGAGGAAATGGCTGTGGGGTAACCACTAATATTACCCTTTCGCAGGTCTCCGTAACGGACCAATCACAACTTTGTGACCCTTCTACTTCTAGTTGTAATGGCGGTAGCCAACCCGGGGTAGAACAGTATATCTATCAAGGGGTAGCCACAATCGGTACCGGTTGCTCTAACCTAGTGGTCAGCTTTAGCGAATGCTGCCGAACTTCGGCCATCACTAACCTGAGTAGCACCGGAACCACTTATGTAGAAACGGTCATTAACTCGAACCACCCTCAATGGGGCGCACCTTGTAATAGTAGCCCCCAGTTTGGTCGGATTCCCGTACTTTATACCTGTGCCGGACAGCCCGCTTTTTATAGCCATGACGCCCAAGATCCCGATGGAGACTCTTTGGTGTTTTCTATTTCTGAACCCCTAGATGGGGCCTCTAGTAGTATTGCCTATAGCGCTGGATTTACCGCTACAGAGCCTTTTTGTACGAATAATACCTTTACGCTAGATCCTAGTACCGGGCAAATCGCCTTTACCCCCTGTGCCAACCAATCACAGTATGCTGTAGTCGGTTTCACCATTGAGGAGTACCGCAATGGCGTGCTCATCAATACTAGCCGAAGAGAGGTGGTTATTGTGGTCCTTAATAACTGTACAAATACTTCTTCTCAAATAGACAGTTTTACAGTAAACCAAGGCGTTTTAGATACTACAGGACTAGTAACCGCCATCAATGTTTGTGGAGGTAACCAATTGGACCTCTGCCTCAATGTTTCGGACCCCGATATTATTGACTCTTTGTCGATTAGCTCGAATATTGGAAATATTATCCCCGGAGCTACTTATACCGTTACTTATCCTACAGCTAACTTTAATGAGGCCATTGTTTGCTTTACAATTCCTACAGATAGTGTAGCTACAGGATCCTATACCTTTGTCACCTTTATAGAAGATAATGCCTGCCCCATTTCGGCACAGCAGGCTATCTCTTATAGACTGGATCTGGAAAACCTTCAGCTAGAGTTAAGTAAAGAGTTTATCTGCCCCAATAGCATAGATACGATTCAGCTAGAAGCGCTGGGCTTTGGTGGGGCTGCAGCTCCGGGGACCTACTCCTGGTCGCCAGCCGCCCTCTTCGATAACCCCAATGTGCATAATCCTACAGCTTATGTCCTCGACACTGTAGACCTAATTTGTACCTATACCGATGGCTCTTGTGTTCAACATGATACCGTAGATGTAAGCGCTCCTTTCCCTGCAGTAATCAACCCCATTCCAGATGTAACAGTTTGTAATGGAAATTCGGCTCAGGTCTTCGCTTCTGTACAACCCGGACCTGGACCACAGACCTTTACACTTAGCGGAACGGCAACCATTCAGCCAGACTCTATTCTCGATATTCCAATTACTACTTCAGGAATCGCTCCTGTAGATATTCTCTCTACCTCTATTCAGTCTGTCTGCCTAGATATGACTTGCGGAAACGGTTTTGTCCGTGACCTCAATCTTTTCTTGATTTCTCCTACTGGCTGTGTCTTACCCCTCATGAGTGGCCAAGGTGGAATTAACGATAGAGGATTAACTGGAGCTTGTTTTACCCCAGATGCCACACAGGCAATCACGGCTTATAACACGCCCTTTTCTGATATTCCTAATAATACAGACTTTATCCCCGTTGGTGCAAATGGCTTTGGAGGGCTCAACGGCTGCGCAGCTAATGGACAATGGGTTTTGCGGATTCAACATAATCTTGCCCCTAGTTTGGGTGGGGTACCTTGTACCGTAACCAACTGGAGCATTACCTTTAATGACCAATCTGCCGCTAGCTTTTATTGGTCACCTAACTATAATATTAGCTGTACAAATTGTGATAGTAGCATCATCTCTCCAACTGTAGACACGCAGTATCAGGTGATTGCTCAAAATACATTTGGCTGTAGCGATACAACGAACTTTAATGCTGTAATTGATACCGCTTATCCAGCGCCAATTATTGTTTGTGATTCGGTAACAGCTACAGATGTCTATTTCTCTTGGCAGCCTATTTTTGGCTCAGGAGGATATAGTATTAGCGTTAATGGTGGCCCCGCTTTTACTCAGGCCGTTACGAATACAACCTATTCTGTAGGAGGACTCACTCCTGGCCAATGTGTAGACTTAACCATTTATGCCCTTTCTGGAGGAAGTTGCGCAGATGGACCTTCGACTACACATTCTTGCTGTGCCTCTGGCTGTATTAACCCCATTACTTCTAGTACCGCAACTAGCTGTAATGGAACTTCCGATGGTTCTGCAACTGTAGCGCTGGCTTTTGCTACGCCCCCCATTGTTTATCAGTGGGATGCCAATGCCGCATCGCAAACAACAGCAACAGCAACTAACCTAGCCGCGGGAACCTATACTGTGACCATTTCTGAAGCAACGGGCTGTACCGCTACCGCAACCGTAACGGTATCAGAACCTACAGTCTTGCAACTGAGCAATACGATTAGTTCAGATTATAATGGCCAAAATATTTCTTGTGTAGGCGCAGCCGATGGAGAATTGACTGCCGCTGCCAGTGGAGGAACCTCGCCTTATAGCTATCTCTGGCCCGATGGCCAAACTACGGCTGTGGCTACAGGCTTGGCCGCAGGCACTTATTGTGTAACGGTCACCGATAATAATGGCTGTACCGCTACCGCTTGTGAAACGCTTACAGATCCTAGCGCGATTACTGCTACTAGCTCAACTACAGATGTAAATTGCTTTGGCGGAGCCGATGGTACGGCAACGGTGACCGCCACCGGAGGAACTGTAGCCGTTGATTATACTTATAGCTGGAGTACAACGCCAACTCAGACTACCGCTACGGCCACCGGCCTTAGCGCTGGAACTTATACCGTGACCATTACAGATGATAATAACTGTAGCATTACAGAAAGTAGTACGGTGATTGAGCCAACGGCAACAGTAACCGCTACGGCTGTAGTCATTTCTAACTATAATGGCCAAGATATTAGTTGCGCAGGCAGCTGCGATGGCGAAGCAGAGGTCCTTCCTGTTGGAGGAACTCCCGCCGCAGCTGGTTATCTATACCTCTGGCCTGATGGCCAAACTACGGCTATCGCCACAAATCTCTGTGCAGGCACTTATGCCGTAACAGTTACCGATAGCTTAGGCTGCTCTGCCGTAGCCAGCGTAACGGTAAATGAACCACTGCCGCTTTTGTCTATTATGCAGGCGAGTACAGATGTAAGCTGTAATGCAGGATCTGATGGTACAGCTACGGTTAGTGCAACAGATGGAACAGCTCCTTACACCTATAGCTGGAGCGATGCTGCAGCACAAACGACAGCCACTGCAAGCAACCTAGCTGCAGGACAATATTTTGTCACTGTTGAAGATGCCAATGGTTGCCAAACCCTAGATTCTGTAGTTATCAATGAACCCACTGCAGTAACCGTTTCTTTGGCCGTTAGCTCTAACTATAATGGTCAAGATGTTAGCTGTAACGGAAGTAGCGATGGAGAAGCTATTGCTACCGCTACTGGAGGATCAAGTGGATATACCTACCTTTGGGATGCTAACACGGGCAACCAAACAACTGCTAGCGCTACTTCACTAGCCGCTAATATTTCTTACTGTGTAACGGTCACTGATGTTAATGGCTGTACCGCTACAAGTTGTATTACACTGACTGAGCCTACGGCGCTTTCTGCCACTAGCTCAACTACAGATGTAAATTGCTTTGGCGGAGCCGACGGTACGGCAACCGTTGCCGCCTCTGGCGGAACTGTAGCTGTTGATCATAGCTATAGCTGGAGCACAACGCCAGCTCAGTCTACCGCTACGGCCACTGGCCTTAGTGCTGGAACTTATACGGTAACTATTACAGATGATAATGGCTGTAATATTACAGAAACAGTCACTGTAGTAGAACCCGCCGCTGCGCTAAGCTTAACCGCAGGAGTAATCTCTAACTATAATGGCCAAGATATTAGCTGCGCAGGCAACTGTGATGGCGAAGTAGAGGCCCTACCCACAGGTGGAACACCATCTGCTGCTGGTTATCTATACCTCTGGCCTGATGGCCAAACTACGGCTATCGCCACGAACCTCTGTGCGGGCACTTATGCTGTAACAGTTACCGATAGCTTAGGCTGCTCAGCTATAGCTAGCGTAACGGTAAATGAACCACTGCCGCTATTGTCCACTATGCAGGCGAGTACAGATGTAAGCTGTAATGCAGGATCTGATGGTGCAGCTACGGTTAGTGCAACAGATGGAACAGCTCCTTACACCTATAGCTGGAGCGATGCTGCAGCACAAACAACCGCAACTGCAAGCAACCTAGCAGCAGGACAATATTTTGTCACTGTTGAAGATGCCAATGGTTGCCAAACCCTAGATTCTGTAGTCATCAATGAACCCACTGCCGTAACAGTTTCTTTGGCCGTTAGCTCTAACTATAATGGTCAAGATGTTAGCTGTAACGGAAGTAGCGATGGAGAAGCGATTGCTACCGCCACTGGCGGATCAGGTGGATATACCTACCTTTGGGATGCTAACACGGGCAACCAAACAACTGCTAGCGCTACTTCACTAGCTGCTAATACCTCTTATTGTGTAACAGTCACTGATGTCAATGGCTGTACCGCTACAAATTGTATTACACTAACAGAGCCTGTGGCGCTTTCTGCTACTAGCTCAACTACAGATGCTCTTTGCTTTGCTGGTGCCGATGGTACCGCAACCGTTATTCCCTCTGGTGGAACGGCAGCTGTTGATTATAGCTATAGCTGGAGCACAAGCCCCACACAAACTACTGCTACGGCCACTGGCCTTAGCGCTGGAACTTATACGGTGACGATTACAGATGACAATGGCTGTAATATTATAGAAACAGCCACAGTAGGAGAACCTGCTACTGCTGTTAGTGCAACCACAAGCACAACCGATGCACTCTGCTTTGGTAGTGCAGATGGAACCGTAACGGTTCTTCCTACAGGGGGGACTGGACCTTATACTTATCTCTGGGATGCCACTGCAGGAAGCCAAACTACGGCTACCGCAACCGGATTAGTCGCTGGAAATTATTGTGTGACGGTAACTGATGTGCAAGGCTGTACCTTTAGTATCTGCGAAACTGTAGCAGATGGTATTGCCATTCAGTTGGCTGCAACAACTAGCCCCGCGCTCTGCTTTGGTAGTGCTGACGGTAGCGCAACGGTAATGGCTACAGGAGGCGCTACAGGATATACTTATCTCTGGTCTGCTATGGGCCAAACTACTGCTACGGCTACTGGCCTAGTTGCTGGCCCACATACGGTGACGGTAACTGATGCCAATGGCTGCGCTGTAGATACTACCGTAACGGTTAACCAACCTACCGCACTAACCACTCCTATCTTTAATAGCAGTACAATTAGCTGTAATGGGTTGACGGATGGAACAGCTACGGTGAGCACCTCTGGTGGAACCGCTCCTTATACTTACCTTTGGGAGAATGGCCAGACTACCGCAACGGCTACTGCCTTAGCTGCAGGGATGGAGTCCGTAACGATTACTGATGCCAATGGTTGCTTTATTATTGACAGTGTCAATATTGTAGAGCCAACAGCTGTAGTCTCTACACTAGTTACCGATTCTATTAGCTGTTATGGCCTTAATGATGGTCAAATTACAGCAACAACAACTGGCGGACAGCCTCCTTATACCTATAACTGGTCTAATGGGCAGTCTGGCTTCCAAATTAGCAATTTGCTTACTGGTCCTTATGATGTGACAGTAACTGATGCCAATGGCTGTTCTGTTACCCTTAGTACTTTTGTAGGCGAACCCGCTTCGGCTGTGGTGGTCAATATTATCAACCCAGTGAATCCTATTTGTGCTGGAGATAGTGATGGCGAAATGACTGCCGACGCTTTGGGTGGCACCCCAAACTATACCTTTATCTGGTCTGATGGACAAACTACAGCTACTGCCGATGGTTTAGCGCCAGGTACATATGCAGTGACGGCAACGGATGCTAGAGGATGTACTTCTTCGGCTTCTGCAACAATTACGGCACCTTCAGCAATTGTGCTCAACGTTCAACAATACTCGAACTATAACGGCGCAGCAATTAGCTGCCCCGGTGCAGCAGATGGAGCGGCTCAGGTTACGGCTAGTGGTGGCATTGCCCCTTATACTTATGCCTGGTCTGGCGCCCAAGCTCAAAATGGTACAATTGCTAGCAACTTGGCAGCAGGGACTTATGCCGTAACGGTAACGGATGCTTCTGGCTGTACCGCTATTGATAGCATCAGCTTAGCCGATCCAGTACCTTTGGATGCGACGATCCAGCAAGTGAATGTATTCTGTGCCAATGATTGCGATGGCCAAATTATCGCTACCGCCGTATCTGGAACGGGTACTTTGGGCGTAAATGGCTATGAATACCGCATTTTAGGTCCTGGTCAAACAGGCAATGTGTTTAGCAGCAATAATAACTTTACGGGGCTCTGCGCAGGGACCTACACGGTAGAGGTCCGAGATGGAAACAACTGTGTATTGCCCATTTCGGTAACGATTACGGAGCCTACGGCCATTCAGTTGAGCCTAAGCGATACGGATGTATCTTGTGCAGGCGGAAGCGATGGAACGGCTAGCGTAAGCGCTAGCGGTGGAACGCCTCCTTATAGCTACAACTGGGATAATGGTATGACGGGCACCACTATTACGGGCCTAATGGCCGGTACTTATGAGGTGACGGTCACCGATGCCAATGGTTGTGATATGGTATCTACTACAGAAGTAGAAGAGCCCGCCGCCCTAACGGCTAGCATGAGCGCCAATGAACCTAGCTGTAACGGAAGTACAGATGGTAATGCTACGGTAAGCGTACAAGGTGGAACAATGCCTTATACTTACTTCTGGTCAGATGGCCAAGGAACGGCGACCGCAGTAGGGCTATCGGCAGGAACGCATAGCGTAACGGTAACCGATGCCAATGCTTGTCAGCTCGTAGAAAGTATTGTGATTGGCGAGCCTAGCTTGTTGAGCACAACGATTACCACAAATACAGCCGCCTGTGCTGGAGCGAATAGCGGTAGCGCTACGGCCGTTCCCACCGGTGGAACAGCTCCTTATACTTACCTTTGGTCGGATGGACAAACTACAGCTACTGCAATGAACCTAGCGCCAGGCGCTTACTCTGTGGTGGTGGTAGATAGTCAAGGCTGTTCTGTTACAGAACAGGTCTTGCTACAAAATCCAGATCCTGTAGTATTGAGCTTTGTATCGAGCAGTAACCCTAGCTGTAATGGCGATCAAGATGGAACGGCTACAGTAGTGGCTAGCGGAGGGAATGCCCCTTATACTTATCTCTGGCCCAATGGCGAGACCACAGCAACGGCAACAAGCCTAGGCGCTGGCATAAATACAGTAACGGCAACAGATGCCAATGGCTGTAGCACGACCTTGGATGTCAATATGGTAGAACCTGCGGCACTAGTCGTCGATACGATTCGAATGACGGCGGTGAACTGTAAAGGGGGAGCCGATGGAACTGCCACGGTCTTCTTGAGTGGCGGAACCCTACCTTACAGCTTTGCTTGGTCCAACGGAATGACGGGCCAAAGTATTAGCGGTTTGGCCGCAGGGACTTATGTGGTCAGCGTAACGGATGCCAATGGTTGTGTGACCAACAGTCAGATTATAGTGACGGAACCCGCTAGTGAGCTAGTGGCAACCCTAAATACTGCGGATGCGCTTTGCTTTGGTGGGGCCTCTGGTCAAATTACGGCTATTGTGAGTGGTGGAACGCCAAACAGCAATGGAGACTATACTTATGCTTGGTCGAATGGAGCGAGCAGCGATGTGAACTCGAACTTGACAGTAGGTAGCTATAGCGTGACGATTACAGATGCTAACGGCTGTTCTCTGGTCCGTACGGCAACGGTAAATGAAAGCTCAGGAATCACGAGCCAAATTGTGAATGTAACAGATGCTAGCTGTAGTGGCAGCGCAGACGGAAGCGCTCAGGTGATGGCTTCAGGCGGAATAGGAACCTTGAGTTATCAGTGGTCAGATCCTTTGGGTCAGACGACGAATGTAGCGACTGGTCTTTCTGCAGGTACTTATTATGTAAGTGTAACCGACCTTAATGGCTGTACGCAGGTAGATACGGCAGTAGTGGGTGAGGCCTTGGCCTTGAGCATTACGGTAGCGATTGATGATGTAGATTGTTATGGAGCCTCTACGGGTTCGATTAGCATTACGAACTCGAATGAGCCTTTGCAGGCCAGTTACTGGAGCAATGGAGTTGTGGGCACAAGCATTACGGCTGTAGCTGCTGGCCAATATGGCGTGGTGGTCCAATCGATTAGTGGTTGTGTGGATAGCTTTAGCTACCAAGTGGGTCAGCCTGCGGAACTAGAGTTGAGCTTGAACCAAGTTCGCGCGGTGGATTGCTACAACAACAGTACAGGAGCTTTGGGCTCTACGGTAGCTGGTGGAACAGCGCCTTATAGTTATCTATGGTCCAATGGGGCGCTAACGCCTAGTTTGGATAGCATAGCGGCAGGCAACTATACGCTTAATGTGGAAGATGCTAACGGCTGTAAGGTAGATACAAGCATTAGCTTGGTGAATCCGACGGAAGTAGGTATTGGCAACCTCAATATCACAGGCGTAGCCTGTGTGGGCGATGCGAACGGAAGCATTCAGTTGGATGGAACGGGCGGATCGACTTTGTTGGGTGGCTATACTTATAGTCTAGATAGCTTGACGTTCCAGGGGGGGGACCTCTTTGTGGGCTTGGAAGCAGGGATTTATCCTTTGTATGTCCAAGATAACAATGGTTGTCTCTTTGATACTTTGGTGACGGTAGAAGCGGCAGATCCCTTCTTTATCACGAGCTTTGGTCCGGCCTTAGATTCGGGTGAAGTGGAGTATGTGCTAGAGTATGGCGATACCTTGACGCTGTTTGCGGACTTGAATGATACGACTGCAGCGAGCTGGTGGTGGACCGAGATTAACGCTGGGGTATTGCTAGATAGCAGTTTGGAGACTTCATTGACGCCTTATGAGTCGGGCATTTATCAGTTTACGGCTATGAATGCTTCTGGCTGTGTGCAGGATAGCTCGATTGTGGTGAAGATGGAGAAGCCTAGAAATGCCGCTGCACCTACGGCCTTTACGCCGAATAATGACGGGAATAATGACCGTTTCTTTATTCAGGGCGATGAGAAGGTGGAGCAGATTTTGGTGTTTAGAGTGTATGACCGCTGGGGGGAGTTGGTGTATGAAGGTCTGGAGCTAGATCCTAATGATCCTCAACAGGGTTGGGATGGTAGCTTTAAGGGCAAGCCAATGAATTCTGGGGCTTATGCTTGGTATGCTGAGGTGCTCTATATTGATGGAGAGACGGCAGTGATTAAGGGCGCAGTGAATTTGCTTCGTTAG